The Calorimonas adulescens genome has a segment encoding these proteins:
- a CDS encoding NAD(P)/FAD-dependent oxidoreductase — protein sequence MYRSIVVIGGGPAGLGAAVEAKKLGIDDVLILERDRELGGILNQCIHNGFGLQEFNEELTGPEYADRFIKQVKELGIEYKLDTMVLDITPDRKITAVNSHDGLIEIEAGAVILAMGCRERPRGAINIPGSRPAGIFTAGTAQRFANMEGYLPGKEVVILGSGDIGLIMARRFTLEGAKVKAVCEIMPYSSGLKRNIVQCLDDFGIPLLLRHTVVRIHGKDRVEGVTIAEVDDKKEPIPGTEKYIPCDTLLLSVGLIPENELSKKAGVILDKNTGGAYVWDDRETTTPGIFACGNVLQVHDLVDNVTDESRIAAHGAVRFLKEGEKTEPQPININPGDGVRYVVPQRVKKSRVEGAFKMFLRVTDVYENAKLVVDSDKGRLFAINKRRLSPGEMEYINVTQRLLNRFPDIREITIKVERG from the coding sequence ATGTATAGGAGCATCGTTGTGATAGGCGGCGGCCCGGCTGGTCTTGGAGCTGCAGTAGAGGCAAAGAAACTTGGTATAGATGATGTGCTTATACTGGAGAGGGATAGGGAACTGGGCGGTATTTTAAACCAGTGCATACACAATGGATTTGGCCTTCAAGAGTTCAATGAGGAGCTTACAGGCCCAGAGTATGCCGACAGGTTTATAAAACAGGTAAAAGAGCTGGGCATTGAGTATAAACTGGATACAATGGTACTGGATATCACTCCAGACAGAAAGATTACGGCTGTAAACAGCCACGATGGCCTTATTGAGATAGAGGCAGGTGCTGTAATACTGGCCATGGGCTGCAGGGAAAGGCCAAGGGGTGCAATAAACATACCTGGGAGCAGGCCTGCAGGAATATTTACCGCAGGGACAGCCCAGAGGTTTGCCAACATGGAGGGTTATCTTCCTGGTAAGGAGGTGGTTATCCTTGGCTCCGGCGATATAGGGCTTATTATGGCCAGGCGGTTTACGCTGGAAGGGGCCAAGGTAAAGGCCGTATGCGAGATAATGCCATATTCCAGCGGTCTTAAAAGAAATATAGTCCAGTGCCTTGACGATTTTGGGATACCTCTGCTGCTTCGCCACACTGTAGTCAGGATTCATGGGAAGGATAGGGTTGAAGGCGTTACCATTGCTGAGGTAGATGACAAAAAAGAACCCATACCCGGTACGGAAAAGTATATCCCATGTGATACTCTGTTGCTTTCGGTGGGCCTTATTCCAGAAAACGAGCTTTCAAAAAAGGCTGGTGTAATATTGGATAAAAATACAGGCGGCGCTTATGTATGGGATGACAGGGAGACCACAACACCAGGCATCTTTGCATGTGGCAATGTGCTTCAGGTACACGACTTAGTGGATAACGTCACAGATGAGAGCCGCATAGCAGCCCACGGTGCAGTCAGGTTTTTAAAAGAGGGTGAAAAGACCGAACCCCAGCCCATAAATATAAATCCTGGTGATGGTGTAAGGTATGTTGTGCCACAGAGAGTGAAAAAGAGCAGGGTAGAGGGTGCCTTCAAGATGTTTTTAAGGGTAACGGATGTATATGAAAATGCAAAGCTGGTGGTTGACTCCGACAAGGGAAGGCTTTTTGCAATAAATAAAAGGCGGTTGTCTCCAGGTGAGATGGAGTATATAAATGTGACACAGAGGCTTTTAAACCGCTTCCCTGATATCAGAGAGATTACTATAAAGGTCGAAAGGGGGTAG
- a CDS encoding NAD(P)/FAD-dependent oxidoreductase, whose translation MYDVLIIGGGVTGSAIAREMSRYKLNICLLEKEEDVCTGTSKANSAIIHAGYDPEPGTLKARLNVRGNAMFDELCENLDIPFKRNGSLVVAFSEEEMKKVRDLYDRGIKNGVPDMEIIDRERLKKLEPNISDDAIGALYARTAGVICPFTLTIAMAENAAMNGVEFFFNSPVTGIDKHEGYFTVHTPDNVFEARYVINAAGLYADEINNMVGGEPFKIRPRKGEYLILDKVEGDVAHTVIFQVPTKMGKGILVTPTVHGNLMLGPTAEDIEDKEFRETTPEGIQKAIEGAMKTTRAFNLRNVITTFTGVRPVPDTEDFIIGESKLVPGFINASGIESPGLTSAPAIAEMVVDIVKEAGLHMEEKPDFNPKRRPVIRFNELTDEEKKEVIKQNPAYGHVICRCETITEGEIIDAIRRPVGARSLDGIKRRTRAQTGRCQAGFCTPRVAEILARELNMTLSDVTKFGGNSKLLLYRVKELLKEDGEKNV comes from the coding sequence ATGTATGATGTCTTAATTATTGGTGGCGGGGTCACTGGCTCAGCAATAGCCCGTGAAATGTCAAGGTATAAGCTGAATATCTGCCTTCTTGAAAAGGAGGAGGATGTATGCACGGGTACCAGCAAAGCCAACAGCGCCATTATCCACGCAGGCTATGACCCTGAGCCCGGCACATTGAAGGCCAGGCTGAATGTCAGGGGAAATGCAATGTTTGATGAACTATGTGAAAATCTTGACATACCATTTAAACGTAATGGTTCTCTGGTGGTTGCATTTTCTGAGGAAGAGATGAAAAAGGTAAGAGACCTGTATGACAGAGGTATAAAAAATGGCGTTCCTGATATGGAGATAATAGACAGGGAAAGGTTGAAGAAGCTGGAGCCAAATATCAGCGACGATGCAATAGGTGCACTTTATGCCAGAACGGCAGGCGTGATATGTCCATTCACCCTTACTATTGCCATGGCTGAAAACGCTGCCATGAACGGCGTGGAGTTTTTCTTTAACAGCCCTGTTACCGGTATAGATAAACATGAAGGGTATTTCACAGTCCATACGCCGGATAACGTTTTTGAGGCAAGGTATGTGATAAATGCTGCAGGTCTATATGCCGATGAGATAAACAATATGGTTGGTGGAGAACCATTTAAGATTCGCCCCCGCAAGGGAGAGTATCTTATACTGGATAAGGTTGAGGGGGATGTTGCCCATACAGTGATCTTTCAGGTGCCTACAAAGATGGGCAAGGGTATACTTGTGACCCCGACAGTCCACGGCAACCTCATGCTTGGCCCTACTGCCGAGGATATTGAAGATAAGGAGTTCAGGGAAACTACTCCAGAGGGAATTCAAAAGGCAATAGAGGGTGCTATGAAGACTACCAGGGCATTTAACCTAAGAAATGTAATAACTACATTTACAGGTGTGCGGCCGGTGCCGGATACAGAAGACTTTATAATAGGTGAGTCAAAACTTGTGCCCGGGTTTATAAATGCTTCCGGTATTGAATCTCCAGGTCTTACATCGGCCCCTGCAATAGCTGAGATGGTAGTGGACATAGTAAAAGAAGCTGGACTTCATATGGAAGAAAAGCCGGACTTTAACCCGAAAAGGAGACCGGTCATAAGGTTTAATGAACTTACTGATGAAGAGAAAAAAGAGGTCATAAAGCAAAACCCTGCCTACGGCCATGTTATATGCCGTTGTGAGACCATAACAGAGGGTGAGATAATTGATGCCATAAGGAGGCCTGTGGGAGCGCGCTCCTTAGACGGTATAAAACGCAGGACCAGGGCTCAGACGGGAAGATGTCAGGCCGGTTTTTGCACCCCCAGGGTTGCGGAAATACTGGCAAGAGAACTCAATATGACACTGAGTGACGTGACTAAATTTGGGGGCAATTCTAAACTGCTCCTTTACAGAGTTAAGGAGCTTTTAAAAGAGGATGGTGAAAAAAATGTATAG
- a CDS encoding DUF1667 domain-containing protein — MQERYITCILCPQGCNLKVQIDDGKIVSVKNNGCEKGPGYANDEVFHPTRVLTTTVRIRKAKLPLLPVRTKRPIPKGKIFEAMKVLAGIEVEAPVTVGQVIYSNILDTGVDVVATRDMN; from the coding sequence ATGCAGGAAAGGTATATTACATGTATTCTCTGCCCTCAGGGGTGCAACCTGAAGGTCCAGATCGATGACGGGAAGATAGTCTCAGTAAAAAATAACGGATGCGAGAAAGGGCCGGGATACGCAAACGACGAGGTGTTTCATCCTACAAGGGTCCTCACTACGACAGTAAGGATAAGGAAAGCTAAGCTGCCGCTCCTCCCTGTAAGAACAAAGAGACCTATACCGAAGGGAAAGATTTTTGAGGCGATGAAGGTTCTTGCAGGGATAGAGGTTGAAGCACCGGTGACTGTTGGGCAGGTGATATACTCAAATATATTGGACACAGGTGTTGACGTGGTTGCA